Proteins encoded within one genomic window of Formosa agariphila KMM 3901:
- a CDS encoding Ig-like domain-containing protein, with the protein MIKNKMIQFVFSAFLCICLSYCSNSDSDNDSEIKNFKPTAIDDILIVDEDSKAGEANQIKVSANDNIGEDGGDGDDYSLLTNANNGSVSEIADGVFEYIPNVDFNGQDSFSYLLKDKDGDSDSAIVTVTINAIDKGPTAEDFNNIDPNFPSFVSINNTTPEDMNWVKFESMSDEFETWDSNKWFKSTWNYGVPVYMSTSNINSGVSEGNLWIKATLNENNPEERWFQTARIHSREKVSYPMYTEARIKAAHISAYNTYWLNNGDSYNRDEIDIIENNSKPSCDCQPDFPLQMNSQYFQADSSKTPGVIRDEDNFNQSNLLDVNPNKGIKWNEGYHTFGVWWKDSKHIQFYLDGEPAGSVEVGHDRSGNVYAEREFTRDLEIIFDLWTSSDNWLGGLPPKSDLNDNTINTMQIDWVRTWKLEQK; encoded by the coding sequence ATGATTAAAAACAAAATGATTCAATTCGTATTCTCGGCATTTTTATGTATTTGCCTTAGTTATTGTAGTAATTCAGATTCTGATAATGATTCTGAGATTAAAAATTTTAAGCCAACTGCTATTGATGATATTCTTATTGTAGATGAAGACAGTAAAGCCGGAGAAGCTAATCAAATAAAGGTCTCTGCTAATGATAATATTGGAGAAGATGGCGGAGATGGAGATGATTATAGCTTGTTAACTAATGCGAATAATGGTTCTGTTTCAGAAATTGCTGATGGTGTTTTTGAGTACATTCCCAATGTCGATTTTAATGGGCAAGATAGTTTCTCGTACTTATTAAAAGACAAGGATGGAGATTCAGATTCAGCAATAGTTACTGTTACAATAAATGCAATAGATAAAGGGCCAACAGCGGAAGATTTTAATAATATAGACCCCAACTTTCCTTCTTTTGTTTCTATTAATAATACCACGCCAGAAGATATGAATTGGGTAAAATTCGAAAGCATGTCAGACGAATTTGAAACTTGGGATAGTAACAAATGGTTTAAATCGACATGGAATTATGGAGTTCCTGTATATATGTCGACGTCAAATATTAATTCTGGTGTTTCAGAAGGTAATTTATGGATTAAAGCAACTCTTAACGAAAATAATCCTGAAGAGCGTTGGTTTCAAACAGCTAGAATTCATTCAAGAGAAAAAGTAAGCTATCCAATGTATACCGAAGCACGAATTAAAGCGGCACATATTTCTGCATATAATACCTATTGGTTAAATAATGGAGATTCTTACAATCGTGATGAAATTGATATTATAGAAAATAATTCTAAACCATCTTGTGATTGTCAACCAGATTTTCCATTGCAAATGAATTCTCAGTATTTTCAAGCTGATTCAAGTAAAACTCCAGGAGTTATAAGAGATGAAGATAATTTTAATCAAAGTAATTTACTAGATGTTAATCCGAATAAAGGAATAAAGTGGAACGAAGGCTATCACACGTTTGGTGTATGGTGGAAAGATTCTAAACACATTCAGTTTTATTTAGATGGAGAACCAGCTGGAAGTGTTGAAGTTGGTCACGATAGGTCCGGAAACGTGTATGCAGAACGCGAATTTACAAGAGATTTAGAAATTATTTTTGATTTATGGACATCATCAGATAATTGGTTGGGTGGACTTCCTCCTAAATCCGATTTAAATGATAATACTATTAATACGATGCAAATTGATTGGGTACGAACTTGGAAATTAGAACAAAAATAA